From Saccharibacillus brassicae:
TGGTGCGCCATGCCCACTCGGCTTACGAACACGGCCGGGAGAGAGAGCGGGGGTTGTCCGAGCAGGGCCGCGCGGATGCGGAGCGGATCGCCCTGCGCCTGCGGAACGAAGGCATCAGAATTTTCGTCTCAAGCCCTTACCGCCGGGCGGTCGAGACGATAGCGCCGCTTGCGGCAGCGGCCGGGCAGCGTGTCGTGCAGCACGAAGATCTGCGCGAGCGTCTCGTCGCGGGCGACTGGGAACTGGGCCCGGAAAATTTCCGGTCCGAGAAGCAGCGCTGCTACGCCGATCTCGATTATCGGCCGCCGGGCGGCGAAAGCAGCCGGGAAGCGGCGGAGCGAGGGATCGCCGTCCTGCGCGGACTGCTGCGGACGCATGCCGGGGAACGGATCGCGATCGGCACGCACGGCGATATCATGACGCTTATGCTGAACGGGTTCGACGCGCAGTACGATTTTGAATTTTGGCGGCGGCTGACGATGCCCGACGTCTACTGCGCTTTGTTCGCGGGCGGCAGATTCGTCCGCGCGGAGCGCATAGAAGGCGACGGATGAATGACCGTCTTCGCCTTGGCACCTGCTGCACTCGCTAAAAGCAAAGGAGGTAACCGATCATGATTTTGGAAGCGGCCATGCTGCACGTCAAGCCGGGACGTACGGAACAATTCGAGCGTGATTTTCGCGCGGCTTCGGTGTATATCGGACAGATTTCGGGGTACCAGGGACACGAATTGCAAAAATGCCTTGAGGACGATCACAAATATTTGCTGCTTGTGCATTGGGAGAAGCTTGAAGATCATACGGAAGGGTTCCGCGGTTCGCCGCAGTATCAGGAATGGAAAAAAATGCTGCACGACTACTACGATCCTTTTCCGACGGTCGAACATTTCGAGCGGGTCTACCCGTAAGGAAAAATAGCCGCAGCGCGGAAAAAGCCTGCCGTTTCTTGATTAAGAAGCGGCGGGCTCCGGGTGTCGGAAACCATGTCCCGGCGCACAGCGTGCCTGACCGCTTAATCCGGATCAAAAGTCAGCATTTTATGCGAAAAAGCCGCTCAAAAAGCAAAAAGCTGACCCGAAGTCAGCTTTTTGCTTCGATTGGGCCTGCCCAAAGCGGATTTTGAAGAAAAAGTGGACCGAAAGTCAACATTTCCTCCAAACAAGCCGTTCAAACAGCAAAATGTGGATTTCAGGTCAGCCTCAGGCAGGAATGCGAGATTTTTTCGACAGCTTGATCCGACCGTATGGGCGGGCAAGGCCGATCTAGAACAAGCTCCAGTCCATCCGCTGCGACAGGCGTTCGAGCAGATGCACGCCGGCGCTGCTGTTGCCTTTGGCATTCAGCGCGGGGCCGACGACGCCGATACCGAGCGCGCCGGGCACGAACGTGAGGATGCCGCCGGACACGCCGCTTTTGGCCGGAAGACCCGCTTTGATCGCGAATTCGCCGGAAGCGTTGTACATGCCGCACGTAATCATGAACGTCTTGGCAATCTGCACGTAGCGGCGCGGGATCAGTTCTTCGCCGCTGACGGGGTCGGTTCCGTCGCCGGCCAGCACGAGCGCCATACGCGCGAGGTCGCGGCAGGTGGCTTCGATCGAGCAGTGGCGGAAATAGACGGACAGCACATTCTCGACGCCTCCGTCCAGCACGCCGTTTTCCACGAGAAAATAACTGATCGAACGGTTGAGGTTGCCCGTCTCGTATTCGGACCGGTAGACCGCTTCATTGACCTGCAGCTCGCTGCCGCCCGCCAGACGGCGGAAAAATTCGAGAATGCGCGCGGATTTCTCTTCCGGCGAAGAGCCTTTGATCATGGACGAGACGGTAATCGCCCCGGCGTTGATCAGCGGATTGAACGGGATGCCCGGCCGCACGAGTTCCAGCTTGAGCATCGAATTGAAGTTGTCGCCGGTCGGCTCCATGCCGACGCGCCCGAATACCGCTTCTTCGCCGTTGTCCATCAGGGCGAGAATGAGGGTGAATACTTTGGAGATGCTTTGCAGCGTAAACGTCGTGTCGCAGTCTCCGGCCGAAGCGGAATTGCCGCTCAGGTCGAGCAGGTGAATCCCGAGCGCGTCCCGGCGCGCTTTGGACAATTCGGGGATATACGAAGCCACTTCGCCGAAAGCCGCTTCCTGCCGGCTTTGCTCCAGCCATTCCGGCAGAAACTGCCGAACTTCGTCCAATCGCGCTTGTTTGTTCGTCATGCACGCAGCCTCCTTTATAGATCGTATCGGATTTTAATATCGGTTCTGAGCAGCGAATCTTGCAGGAGCGGAGGCCCTTTCCGCCGTCGTACGTATCATACCGCAGTCTTCCGCTCATAGACACCTGACATCCAATGTCTGCTTGACTGCCAGTTAGCTCAGCAGTTACAATATTATATACGGTTTCGCGGAACAATGTTCGGCGAGTAAGGCCCAAACGTTCGGAAAAGCGGGATGCGCCCTGACGTACGACGCCCAATGAACGATATGCGAAAAGCGACAAACCGCCCGTTCCTTCGCGAACGGGCTTTATAGGGAGTGGAGATCATGGAGAAACTTCTCGAAGTTAAAGATTTGGCGATTTCATTCAGAACGCGCGCCGGCGAAGTTCAAGCAATCCGCGGCGTCAACTTCCATCTGAACAAAGGCGAGACGCTGGCGATCGTCGGCGAATCCGGTTCGGGCAAAAGCGTAACGTCCCAGGCGATCATGAAGCTGGTCCCTGAGCCGCAAGGACAGTACAAACGCGGACAGATCATGTTCGAAGGCCAGGACCTGATCAAAAAAACGCAAAGCCAAATGCAAAAAATGCGCGGCAAAGAGATCGGCATGATCTTCCAGGATCCGATGACCTCGCTCAACCCGACGATGAAAGTCGGCAAGCAGATCACCGAAGTGCTGTTCACGCACGAAAAGATTTCCGGATCGGACGCCCGCGCACGCGGCCTGGAACTGCTGAACCTCGTCGGCATTCCGAACGCGGAAAAGCGTTTTGACCAGTACCCGCACGAATTTTCCGGCGGTATGCGTCAGCGCGTCGTGATCGCGATGGCGCTGGCCGCCAATCCGAAGCTGCTGATCGCCGACGAACCGACGACGGCGCTCGACGTGACGATCCAGGCGCAGATCCTCGAACTGATGAAGGACCTGCAGGCCAAGATCGGTACGGCCATCATCTTCATCACCCACGATCTCGGCGTCGTCGCCAAGATGGCGGACCGCGTCGCGGTCATGTACGCCGGACAAATCGTGGAAATGGGCACGGCTGCCGAGATCTTCTACGATCCGCGCCACCCGTATACGTGGGGACTGCTGTCCTCGATGCCTGCGCTCGACAGCAACGGCGAAGAGAAGCTGACCGCGATTCCGGGCACGCCGCCCGATCTGCTGCACCCGCCGATCGGCGACGCGTTCGCCCTGCGCAGCACGTACGCCATGAAGATCGATTTCGAGAAAGAGCCTCCGATGTTCCAGGTCTCCGACACGCATTTCGTCAAGTCCTGGCTGCTGCATCCGGACGCTCCGGCGGTTACGCCGCCCGAAGCGGTCCTGCGCCGTCAGCGCAAGCTGGATAACACGTACGACAAGCCGGTTCTGGTTCAGGCTTAAAGATAGACGAATAGAAAAAGGGATGAAGCCGAAAGTATTCGGTCTCATCCCTTTTTTGCCGTTGTTTTTTTGTCGCGAAACTTGAAGTAATACAGCATGGAGGCACTGATATAGAGCACGCCGGTGATGCTGAACGTGATCGCGTAGCCCCAGTAATTGCCGTATGTCGTAATGAGGTAGGACTGCACCGGTCCCATGCTGGCCCAACCGAGCATGAAAGCGGTCTGGGTCAACGAATTGGCGATGCTGCGCTTGCTGTCCGGGATACGGTCGACCATGACGGCGGACTGGATCGGGTTGGCGGCATTCATCAGCGCCTGCCGGAACAAGAACGCGATCGAAGCGACCAGCGCGATATTCGTGAATCCGGTCGTCAGCAGGAACGGAAGCGAGAGCATCTGGAACAGGACGACGGCGCGGACCGGCCCCACTTTTCTCGACAGCGTCGGGCCGATCAGCATGGACACGATCGTCATGATCTGCCCCAGCGAGATCAGCACACTCATCGTCGTCAGCGACACCCCGAACCGGTTCGTGAAGTACAGGTTCAGGTAAGGCACGACGAGGCCGGAACCGAGCCCGATCGGAAGCTGCGCGAGCACGAACCAGAAGATGATGCGCGAGCTTCCCGCATCCTGTGTCCGCGCGCCCGCTTCGCTTGGCACGGAGTTCTCGCCGCCACCCGGCTTGGCCGGAACGGGCGACGTGGCGGGCGGTTCGGACTGCCGGCGGCTCTCCCGGATAAACAGCATGGGCACGAAAGCGGCAAGCGTCGCGACGCCGCCGACGAACAGCGTGAAGCGCAGACTCTCGACGCGCGGGAGGCCGGTATGCTGGAGCCAGTCGGCGAGTACGCCGCCGCCCATGCTGCCGAGCACCTGCGCGGCGAGCATCAGCGAGGAATAAGCGCTGAACAGGGCGAGCCGCTGCGACTTTTTAACGTTTTCGGCCAAAAACGGGATAGCCAGCACCTGGAAGAAGGCCGCGAACACGCCGGAACAGACCGCGAGCAGCAGCAGCATCGGTTCCGCTTCGGCAAACGCGCGCAGCGCGAACACGACGCCGCTGAACAGCGCCCCGATCACGAGCAGCATCTTGCGGCTGAGCCGGTCGCCGAACAGGCCGATCGGGATAAAGATGCAGGCCGTCGCAAGCGACTGAATACTGACGACCCGTCCGTTCATCGCATCGCCGTAACCGATTCCCTGAATGTAGAGATTGTACAGCACGGAGAACATGCCTCCGCCGATCTGGTACAGCAGATTGGCAAGAAAAAACAATTTGACGTTGCGCGGCCAACCGGCGATTCCGGCGGTCAGGCGCCTAAGCGATTCCAATTGCGGACCTCCTTTACAGGTAAACACAACCTTTTTATCTTACCAGTTCGCAAGCAAGGGGGAAAGGAAACGCGTCAGTTCGGCGAAGCGTCGCAGCGGAAAACGCTCTTGACGTTCGCAAAGTCTGCCCCCGATATAGGCAAAGTATAGGCAAAGTCCGCGAAAATAGAATTTTGCCGCTTGGCTCGGTATACTGGAAAAGAAGC
This genomic window contains:
- a CDS encoding antibiotic biosynthesis monooxygenase family protein gives rise to the protein MILEAAMLHVKPGRTEQFERDFRAASVYIGQISGYQGHELQKCLEDDHKYLLLVHWEKLEDHTEGFRGSPQYQEWKKMLHDYYDPFPTVEHFERVYP
- the glsA gene encoding glutaminase A, producing MTNKQARLDEVRQFLPEWLEQSRQEAAFGEVASYIPELSKARRDALGIHLLDLSGNSASAGDCDTTFTLQSISKVFTLILALMDNGEEAVFGRVGMEPTGDNFNSMLKLELVRPGIPFNPLINAGAITVSSMIKGSSPEEKSARILEFFRRLAGGSELQVNEAVYRSEYETGNLNRSISYFLVENGVLDGGVENVLSVYFRHCSIEATCRDLARMALVLAGDGTDPVSGEELIPRRYVQIAKTFMITCGMYNASGEFAIKAGLPAKSGVSGGILTFVPGALGIGVVGPALNAKGNSSAGVHLLERLSQRMDWSLF
- a CDS encoding ABC transporter ATP-binding protein — encoded protein: MEKLLEVKDLAISFRTRAGEVQAIRGVNFHLNKGETLAIVGESGSGKSVTSQAIMKLVPEPQGQYKRGQIMFEGQDLIKKTQSQMQKMRGKEIGMIFQDPMTSLNPTMKVGKQITEVLFTHEKISGSDARARGLELLNLVGIPNAEKRFDQYPHEFSGGMRQRVVIAMALAANPKLLIADEPTTALDVTIQAQILELMKDLQAKIGTAIIFITHDLGVVAKMADRVAVMYAGQIVEMGTAAEIFYDPRHPYTWGLLSSMPALDSNGEEKLTAIPGTPPDLLHPPIGDAFALRSTYAMKIDFEKEPPMFQVSDTHFVKSWLLHPDAPAVTPPEAVLRRQRKLDNTYDKPVLVQA
- a CDS encoding MFS transporter, whose translation is MESLRRLTAGIAGWPRNVKLFFLANLLYQIGGGMFSVLYNLYIQGIGYGDAMNGRVVSIQSLATACIFIPIGLFGDRLSRKMLLVIGALFSGVVFALRAFAEAEPMLLLLAVCSGVFAAFFQVLAIPFLAENVKKSQRLALFSAYSSLMLAAQVLGSMGGGVLADWLQHTGLPRVESLRFTLFVGGVATLAAFVPMLFIRESRRQSEPPATSPVPAKPGGGENSVPSEAGARTQDAGSSRIIFWFVLAQLPIGLGSGLVVPYLNLYFTNRFGVSLTTMSVLISLGQIMTIVSMLIGPTLSRKVGPVRAVVLFQMLSLPFLLTTGFTNIALVASIAFLFRQALMNAANPIQSAVMVDRIPDSKRSIANSLTQTAFMLGWASMGPVQSYLITTYGNYWGYAITFSITGVLYISASMLYYFKFRDKKTTAKKG